A region of the Melanotaenia boesemani isolate fMelBoe1 chromosome 6, fMelBoe1.pri, whole genome shotgun sequence genome:
aatttctttttctgttcaggGATCATCAGAGCTGCTTCCTGGAAACTGCTGGTCCTTTGCTGGTCAGCAAGGACACATTACTATTAACCTGTCTCACAAAGTTCCCATCAGCCATGTGACTCTGGGTCACATATTGAAGTCGGTGTCTCCATCTGGCACCACACCAAGTGCACCTAAGGAGTTTTCTGTCTATGTAAGTCACCAGTTTCTTCATTACTTTAATACCAGAATCCTGCCTAACCCTTTTTTAACTTAACAgatacacagaaaacaaagtgtTAACCAGAAGTATATCTTTTATCTTCCAGGGAAAGAAAACAGTAGAAGATGAGGGAACTCTTCTTGGAACCTTTACATATGATAATAATGGAGACCAGTTccaaacttttaaaacagaGGTAATTATAAAGCTATGCTATCATGCATGTGAGCATGTGCATACATAAAATGTATCCAATCTATTGCTTTATTTTCCGCTTCTATTTACACATCACACTGACACTAAcactcatttgtcttttttgtccCACAGGACCATAGCGAGGAcatgtttagttcagtaaaGTTAAAGGTGAACAGCAACTGGGGCAAGCCGGAGTACACCTGTCTGTACAATGTCAGAGTACACGGGATGATAAGTAGCCCATACAGTAACCAGAAAATGCTAGAGtagaataaaacacacaaaaaaatatcaatttaacaaaacaaaacacaacaaaacctaAAAGATCAACGAGCGACGGGTTTAAATACACAAAGGACAACTAACAAGAAACAGGCTAAGTGAGTTAGCTGAAACAAAGCAGGTGCATTAATGACAGGAAGaaggaagcaaaacagaaaacacaaggaaaacctacaaaataagacaagaaaaacagaaaacagaacaatcaatcaatcaaaaccaGAGACCCTGGCAGGTAGCATCCAAATGCAGGACTGAGATGAGAGACCAGCACAAGGAGGATAATCTCTCAGACATGGAAGAGGATTCAAGCCCAGAAtgtaaaaaacataacagaactctaagaaaaacaaagcaaaacacagagatcataaaaacaaacaaaacaaacaaacaggaaaaccaGAGTGGCTAAAACAGAGGAGGaaagcacaaaaagtaaaaaacaaacaaaagcagacaatgaaaaaaaacacctaaaagaACAGAGAATAgaccataaaatgaaaataaaacaacaacaacaacaacaacaaacaagaagaTTTTTGTGATACATGGAGAAATGATCCAAATGCAGGACTGAGAGGAGAGACCAGCACAAGGAGGATAATCTCTCGGACATGGAAGAGGATTCAAGCCCAGAATGTAAAAAACAGACAACTACACCACTACACActacacagcacacacacacacacacacacatatatatatatatatataagctgtgattaatctaaccaataattttaatcatttgacagccctgtGTATGTATCTAGTGTGCTATGacattgtttgtgtgtctaTAACAACGTTCAATGGCAATAACAATGTCattatgacattattattgctATTAACTTGTGCTTATCCttttctctctcagcaggtgtCCCTGGCTTACCTTTACATGTATATTGTGTGTTATGACAGTATAACTTGTGCTTTTTTCCCTCGCCAGGTATCCTGACTCAGCCTCATGGTGCTTGTTTTGTCTCTCtgtcctgtcctctccatcccCAACCGGccgaggcagatggccgccctccctgagcctggttctgctggaggtttatttttctttcgaaagaaagttttgtttcctctccactgtcgcccacgtgcatgctcaggatgggggattgtaTCGAAGATAAGATtcgatgcaatctgttggtttccttggGTCCAATTACTAATTGGCTCATATGAATTAAAACTtggactaaataaaatatttaattactaAGTTTAATGGTTGTCTctgaaatcttttttgtttattccttttttctcttattaATATTATGATCCCCTGCCACTTACCTGATAGAATATGAAACAGACTCCACAACAACAAACTCCTTACTTATGCAGCTCTGCTCTGTTTACAATATTTCTTTTACTCTCGGTTAGAGTAACAAAAAAACTTCATGTAGTGTCCACTAGATGTCCCTGTAATCAGTAGATTGAAACTATTCTTACACGTTATGACCACAGACTGAAAGAAACCAGATTTAAATCTTgaactgctttatttatttagctgattAACTGAGACAGAACCAAAATGTGATCACATAAACTTTACTCTTTTCCAGACTAGTCTGAGCTTATTAAACCCACatacgtttttttttgttttttgttttttttttttttgtttttttcttcttagttttGGCTGATAATACatatattttacagttttaagaACATTTAGGCTTTATCTAAATCAGCATTTAcggtacattttttaaaaatgacttgtgaGTAGGGTGATCTTTACTGAGCAGTGATCACAAGCTGCTAAGACCCGGGACTCGAACCACTACTAACTGTGCTGAGGAACAGCAAATATAGAGCCTCACTCGCCAATATCTTTttacaaatcttcttaaatttgttttaaagttggaTTAGAGaagttgtttttatgaaaatcttcCATCAGATTCATGAACATGTTCATAGACTGTGGAATTGGTCGTATCTTTCCTCTTAGATTGGTGAATACAAATCTATCCTTAGCTAAAAGGATGGACCAGCCGGCCCTGCTTTGCATAGGTAAACACCTCAATAGTACCTGTATAAGGTTGTGACTTACTGGTGTGCAAACAGACACAGCAATGAGAcagacaaggaaaaataaataacagaatgacaaaatgatgaataattataaaaaataatgataaagatGTGCAGTGAAGCATGAATTTCCTAAATTTTAAAGAGTTGACTTGATCGTAAATAATCACATGGTGAGCTTcaaatcacataaaaacagcTTCATACACAAACAGATTATTAATTactcctgaacttggacagcggtctgcagtctggtcccatgaGCGCATCAACATGCGCATCCTCATGGTGCGGTGGTAAAGGGGGAAGTGTTACACTGAGGAATAAAATTTCATCACATAGCCTACTGTACCTTCTACActttgtaaagcaaatttccAGCTGttgtggcatcattttaagatgcTGGTCACCTACGGAGCAAGTTGTCCATCTGATGAatcctccaggtgagtctgataCAGGGGCGGACTACAAGGAAAGCAGGACTGAAGAAGATCCGGGACTTGACCCGGATTactgatggatttttttagcatgtgcttttataaaaacaatgatATAGCATCTCAGCTGTCAAATTCTTTTCACcttaaagcagacaaaaaacacTGGGTTACACTTGTAAATTAATATGGTTTAATGAagcaaaataacataaaatcaaCAATCTCAACGACTATCAACAAATCACTCAGTCAGCTGCTGATTGAAGGCACCTCAGATCACTGGTCCAGGGAATACACCACATCCACTAAtagcagaaaatataaaacaagagGGCTAAGTTTgattatataattaatatatagaagaaaaaaatgcatcttaTTCTCTTACATGTGATCCTGGATGGCACCTCTGCTGTCTTTTCCTGCTCTGTTCTTCTTTCTTACACTGATTTCATCTcctgtttctttggtttctgcaCACATTTT
Encoded here:
- the LOC121641412 gene encoding SUN domain-containing protein 3-like gives rise to the protein MYKENFKLKWKEPKAEFLPNVALASLGANVVSGRTSASYNWKRPFFCKLFRTCKLVSPGVVIQGSSELLPGNCWSFAGQQGHITINLSHKVPISHVTLGHILKSVSPSGTTPSAPKEFSVYGKKTVEDEGTLLGTFTYDNNGDQFQTFKTEDHSEDMFSSVKLKVNSNWGKPEYTCLYNVRVHGMISSPYSNQKMLE